In Exiguobacterium sibiricum 7-3, a genomic segment contains:
- the pfkB gene encoding 1-phosphofructokinase — MIYTLTLNPSIDYYVTLPVFEAGQVNRVEQAEKVAGGKGINVSLVLRNYDVETEALGFLGGSTGQFIRDELEKQGVLTAFTPIADETRINVKIRADQESELNAAGPKIKDEELQALLAAFETMQTGDIVVFAGSIPSSLPQDLYRKIAQVLTKRGVKFAVDTTKEAMLEVLPLGPFMIKPNHHELGEIFDVDITSKEIAVPYAQQLVERGAENVIISFAGDGALLVNKQGAFTANTPAGKLINSVGAGDSLVAGFVASYALGRPPEEAFRYAVTTGSASAYSFGLCTKEDIDRLLTDVQVVELIQS, encoded by the coding sequence ATGATTTATACACTAACACTCAACCCATCGATCGACTATTACGTCACGTTGCCCGTATTTGAGGCCGGACAAGTCAATCGTGTGGAACAAGCGGAAAAAGTAGCAGGCGGGAAAGGAATCAATGTCTCGTTAGTCTTAAGAAATTACGACGTCGAGACGGAAGCTCTTGGATTTTTAGGTGGCAGTACGGGGCAATTTATTCGTGACGAACTGGAAAAGCAAGGCGTCTTGACAGCCTTCACACCGATTGCCGACGAAACGCGGATCAACGTTAAGATCCGTGCCGATCAGGAATCAGAACTCAACGCAGCAGGTCCTAAAATCAAGGATGAAGAGTTACAGGCACTACTGGCAGCGTTCGAAACGATGCAGACAGGTGACATCGTCGTCTTCGCCGGCAGCATTCCAAGCAGTCTGCCACAAGATTTGTACCGGAAGATTGCGCAAGTCCTGACGAAACGGGGCGTTAAGTTCGCCGTCGATACGACGAAAGAAGCAATGCTTGAAGTGTTGCCGCTCGGTCCGTTCATGATTAAGCCGAACCACCACGAACTGGGCGAAATCTTTGATGTCGACATCACTTCAAAAGAAATAGCTGTCCCGTACGCCCAACAACTCGTTGAGCGCGGCGCGGAAAATGTCATCATCTCCTTCGCAGGGGACGGAGCCTTACTCGTCAATAAGCAGGGTGCCTTCACGGCGAACACACCAGCCGGTAAACTGATCAACTCAGTCGGTGCCGGAGATTCACTTGTCGCAGGATTCGTCGCCAGTTACGCCCTCGGGCGACCGCCGGAAGAAGCATTCCGTTACGCGGTCACGACAGGCAGTGCTTCCGCTTACTCGTTTGGTTTATGTACAAAAGAAGATATTGACCGTTTATTGACCGATGTCCAAGTCGTTGAACTCATTCAATCCTAA
- a CDS encoding fumarylacetoacetate hydrolase family protein, with product MKWFRFEQEGESRIGVEEAGYRYDVTAQVYTDSLLEVIARGFEMDLDLDVAPRLNDDIRLLAPYIPPRNVICVGKNYADHIKEMDTAGAGKFVLFTKAPSSIVGPFEAIERHADLTEQLDYEGELAIIIGTSGRDLTPENALDHVFGYSIVNDVTARDLQKEHVQFFRGKSLDGFCPFGPVIVTEDSFDPADVLVETRVNGQLRQSGSTKLMLRDVVTILTEVSHGMTLEAGDIIATGTPAGVGHGMKPPTYLQDGDVVDVSIEGIGHLQNHVKA from the coding sequence ATGAAATGGTTTCGGTTTGAGCAAGAAGGAGAGTCACGGATTGGGGTCGAGGAAGCAGGTTACCGGTATGACGTGACGGCGCAGGTTTATACGGATTCGTTGCTTGAAGTCATCGCACGGGGATTCGAGATGGATCTTGATTTGGATGTCGCACCACGGCTGAACGACGACATCCGGTTACTGGCACCCTACATACCGCCGCGTAATGTGATCTGTGTCGGGAAGAACTATGCCGATCACATCAAGGAGATGGATACGGCAGGGGCTGGAAAGTTCGTTTTGTTCACGAAAGCGCCGAGTTCAATCGTCGGTCCGTTTGAAGCAATCGAGCGGCATGCGGATTTAACCGAGCAACTTGATTATGAAGGCGAGCTTGCAATCATCATCGGGACATCCGGTCGTGACTTGACGCCGGAAAATGCGCTGGATCACGTCTTCGGTTACAGTATCGTCAATGATGTGACGGCACGTGACTTGCAAAAAGAGCATGTCCAGTTCTTCCGCGGTAAATCACTTGATGGTTTTTGTCCGTTCGGTCCAGTCATCGTAACGGAAGACAGCTTTGATCCGGCAGATGTACTGGTTGAGACCCGCGTCAATGGTCAACTGCGGCAATCGGGTTCGACGAAGCTGATGTTACGGGATGTCGTGACGATTTTAACGGAAGTCTCCCACGGAATGACACTTGAAGCAGGGGATATCATCGCAACAGGCACACCGGCCGGCGTCGGGCACGGTATGAAGCCGCCGACATATCTTCAGGACGGAGATGTCGTGGATGTTTCGATTGAAGGAATCGGTCATCTGCAAAATCACGTTAAAGCATAA
- a CDS encoding DeoR/GlpR family DNA-binding transcription regulator: protein MLTKKRHQLILELLAREEVVKMQTIVDQTGASESTIRRDLSQLESAGHLRRVHGGATANHMQIDEPSYFEKSDRFVEEKDRIAKAAADLIEDGMYVYLDAGTTTLAIVPYLEQKAITVVTNSLPLANTLLYHRIPTFVVGGQLKHSTQALVGYNAREGMLIYHFDVAFLGMNGVHPNQGFTTPDPEEALVKKTAIELAKKSYVLVDETKLDEISFSRVASLRAATIITMTSSEQEAKYSQYTEVVNAK, encoded by the coding sequence ATGTTAACGAAAAAACGCCATCAACTGATTCTCGAGCTGCTCGCTCGGGAAGAAGTCGTCAAAATGCAAACCATTGTGGATCAGACGGGAGCCAGTGAATCAACGATTCGCCGGGACTTATCACAACTTGAATCAGCCGGTCATTTACGGCGGGTTCACGGCGGGGCGACAGCCAACCATATGCAGATTGATGAACCGAGTTATTTCGAGAAAAGTGACCGTTTCGTCGAAGAGAAGGACCGGATCGCGAAAGCTGCGGCCGATTTGATCGAAGACGGGATGTATGTGTATCTCGATGCAGGAACGACGACACTAGCCATCGTTCCTTACCTCGAACAAAAGGCGATTACAGTCGTGACGAACAGTCTTCCTCTAGCGAATACGTTACTCTATCACCGTATCCCGACGTTCGTCGTCGGAGGGCAACTCAAGCATTCGACCCAGGCACTCGTTGGGTATAATGCACGTGAAGGAATGTTGATTTACCATTTTGATGTCGCTTTCCTTGGGATGAACGGTGTTCATCCGAATCAAGGTTTTACGACACCAGATCCGGAAGAGGCACTCGTTAAGAAGACCGCGATTGAGTTAGCGAAAAAGTCTTATGTGTTAGTTGATGAGACGAAATTAGATGAAATCAGTTTTAGCCGGGTCGCGTCACTACGTGCGGCAACGATCATTACGATGACATCAAGCGAACAAGAAGCGAAATACAGTCAATATACAGAGGTGGTGAACGCGAAATGA